The DNA segment CCGGAAGATCGCCCCTACGATTCAGTCTTCAGCATCAAGACGTTGAACCGCAGATATTATGACAGTGATACGGACTTCATCCGCGAAGACCGGCCAAATACCTTTGTAGAAGACGGCATCCTGCATGTGTTTAACCGCAAGACCTTCCTCGCCGGAGGCAATCGTAAAGTGGGTAAAAAGCCTTATGCCTGTGGCATCGAGGAAATCGAAAATCTGCCGATCGATTCGGAGGAGAATTACCAGCTCGCCGTTTTTATCGACGAAAACCGCCGTCGCTTTCCCCGTGTTTTCGGCAGATAAGCCATAACCGGCTGTCATAGCCTGATCATCATAAAAAATCAAAGCCGCATTTAAGATCTGAGTGCGGCTTTGATTTTTACTACACAATGTGCTTTATGCTACGCTAACTAATAAAGCATTTAATGCATTATGCTATTTAATGCATTATTTTGCTTTAACAAGGGTATCGTTTTGTAAATTCCCAAATCGCTGCTCCTGTATGCGGTCATAATCTTTCACATAATCCGGATGTTCTGTTTTCATCAACCTGTCCCATACCCTTAAATACAATCCATAATTTCCTTTAAACTTCTGGTGGTGCAGGTTATGAAAAGTAGAAGTATTGATGATTTCGAAAAGGAAAGTATTCCGGAATCCTCTTGGCATAATTTCATAACCAAGGTGTCCGTAAACATTGATCACAAAAGAAGAAAAGGCAAACAGCATCAATGTTAAAGGATGCAAAGGCATCGCAAAGACCAATACGATCATCACTCCTCCTTCCGCTATCGCTTCAAAAAAATGAAAGGAATAAGCAGCCCATGGCGAAGGATTGGTAGATTGATGGTGTACCAGGTGTGTCGCCTTAAACAGCTTTTTATGGTGCAATATCCGGTGCATCCAGTAAAAATAAGTGTCGTGCACGATTAAGGTGAGTAATAAACTGACCGGAATCCACCAGAGCGGATAGGCATGCAAATCGGTATAGATAAACGTATATCCCCGTATGTTTTCAGACAGGGCCATTAATGCCATCACGGCCAGCACCATACTGGACACGGAAGAATGCAGGATCTCGCGCAGGAAATCGGCCGTTCCCGCCAGCTTGCCTTGAATTTTATTTCGCAGCAAGCTCTTGGGGAAAAGCAGGTAAAAAACTAAAAAAAAGATACCTGCAATAAAAAAATAACGACCTATCGTGAGGAGAAATGCCAAAATGATATGCTCAAAAGTTTGATTCATAATTACTTATTTTTCTGAGTGATTTAGGTTTTCTATATTATTTACGTTTTCTGCGAATCAGGATCACCAATCCAAGCAGGAAGATGGCCCCGGGGATGATCCCATAATAAAATACCTGTAATGTCTTTGCGCTGGTCTTGGTCAGCGTAGTCACATTGTCTTTAGTTTCCGGCCTGCTCGTATCTATCGGAAATTCCCCATAGGCAAACCATTTGAACACCCCTAAAGCAAAACCTCCGTTAATGGTTTGCATGTTCATGCGCGACAACTCCGCGTTGCTCAAAAAGTCGGCATCACCAGACACCATGATCCTTTGTTCTTTATGGTTCCGGTTTCTGGACAACATCAATGCGGTCGGAAAACTTCCCCGCTGATCGCCGGCTTTAGCATCAAATATTGCTGCTGCCGAATCCAGCACCAGTTTTCCATTTTTCAACCAGCTGCTTTCCGCATTGGTCGTTAATAAAGGATGTACAACAAAAGGACCATTAGGATCATAGCTTAAAGCCGCTGCTCCAGGCATGGAAACCACCCATTTACGCAGGTAATAAGGTTGCAATTCCGGAGTCATCGCCACTGCTCCTGCCGCTAAATTTGGAACCACCAGGTCATTCGAATAATCTTTGCTCTCCTGAACAAGTGTTCCGTCCAGCATTTTTACCCCAAGGGAATCCAGCAATGGATTGATGACGCCCTGCTTACCCGGCTCCCCTGCAATCATCAGGTTTCCACCCTGACCGATATATTTCCGCAGCTTACTGAGGGCAGCCGGACCAAATGCCACTTTAGGATCAGCAATCACCAATGCCGCGATACCTGCAGGGATCTCCCCATTTTCCAAAGAAACACTGTCTACATCAAATCCCTGGTTGATCATGGATCCCCTGCTCAGCTTGGTATTGGTTAAAGTTTTATAATCTCTATCCCCTATTTTGTCCATCCCGCGCTGATAGCCATCGGTTGCAAAAACAATTTTAGGCGCATTCACGATCAGGCGTTTTAATGCTGCTCCGGTCTCCGCCTCTTTAGGCCAGAAATGACTATCCGGAGAAAATGTCCTTAAAAATGTCGTTTTACCTTTATATTTCAAATGCATCACCACCCGTGCGTTTTCCCCTTCCAGGTTGATCTTCTTCTTGATTTCTGCAGGTGTCAGAAACTTACGGAGGTCGAGTTTCATCAGGTTCGACATGAACATCACATAATAATTAAAAGTGACCTTCTGTTTTTTCAATTGCTCCGTAATCCCTGGTATGCTGTCGTAATAGTATACCCATTTTAGCTTAATATTTGGTTTGAAACGCAGGTAAGGCTCCCAACGGGCAATGTCCTCGATCCGCTGTTTCGGTGTAGCTTTATTATAGGAATCTTCCAGACCATTGATATATTGGGTCACCTCTACAGGCTCATCACCCATCTTTTTGAGGATTTCCTGTGTATTTTTGCTGATGGTATTCTGCTTGGTAGCCGTAGCATCGTAATAACCAATCATCTGCTGACGGGAAGTCACATAGGTGATCGCTAAGCCGGTCAATACAATCAGGCCATATCGCATCACTTGTTGCATTACGGTTTTCGATAGCCTTTCTAATTCCAGCTTGGTAATCGTGAAAGCCAGGAACATCCCGGAAATCACGAGGTAGTAAATCACATCACGACTGTTCAGTAATCCGGCCATCATACGTGCGGTCCGGTCGGGCATAGACAAGCTATGGGTCAGGTCGCGCACAAAATCAACCCCTTGTCCAACGGTACCGATATAATTCATAAAACCCAGTGCCACAAAAGTACTGATGGCGGCAACGGCCTGATAAGTAGTTAAGCTGGATACAAAAATCCCAATGGCCGCAAAAGCATTGAGCATTAAATAAATGGCCAATAGTGCCACTAAAACATGTGGATAATCAAAATGCGGGATATAAACAGCGCCAATCATTACAAACAGCGCGATCACCCCGATGATCATCAGGTTATAAACGAGCATAGCTGTAAATTTCCCGTAAATCACCTGGCTTAGTTTTACCGGAGAAGAATACAGTAATTTGATACTTCCGCTACTGGTTTCCCTGCTGATGATCCCCATCGTGATCAAAGGAATATAGAGGTACAGTTTATCCAGAATAGCACTCAGGACACCCCCATAATCTATACTCATATATAGACGCTCCGTCAGACCCATAAATTCTCGCCCACGGGCTAAATCAGGTAATTTTGGGGTAAAGCCCATACTCATCTGTACAAACAGGATGAGCAACATTAACCAGGCAATCGGCGAATAAAATAGCAGGCTAAGTTCCAGCCTGGCTATCTGTATGATTTTCTTCATATTTTCTATAATCAAGGGTTAGTTTTTTCCGGCATCAGAACCAGTTTTACGTAGTTCTTATCCTGAATGTAAGTCGCCGCAGCTTGCTGAACTGATTTTATGGTAATGCCGTTTAAGGCCGCATCATACTCAAAAAACTGGGTTAAAGGCTCCTTATTCATCACCTGAGAAGCCAGGTAATCCAGCCAGAACTCATTGTTCCTGGCGCCTGTTTCCAGTCCGACTTTACGCACAGCCTTAAATTTCTGCAGGTTTTCCGCAGAAGGTCCTGATGTTTTCATTTTGCGGAGCTCATCCTGTACCGAAGCAATCAGCGATTCCACATTCTTAGGGGCACAGTCAAAAGAAACGAGCATGGCAAACCTGGTTTTCGGATATTTAGACAAGTTCATCTGCACATTCGGCGTATAGGTCCCTCCTTCCTGATCACGAAGACGCTGGGTGAGGCTGATTTTTAGCGCATCTGCAATGGCATTCATCTTAATGGTATTCTCAAAATTGTAATCGAAAGCACCGGAATAAGCCAGCACTACGCTTGATTTCTGTTCTGTCCCTTTATACACGGTTTTTGAAATGCGACCAGAAGGAACGTTAATTCCAAGATCCCGGATGGTTTCGTTCTTCCTTTTCGAAGGCAGTGATCCCAGATATTTTTCCAGTAAAGGTTTAATCCTGGCCTCTTCTATATTTCCTACAAATAAGAAAGTGAAAGCCGATGCATCGGCAAAACGTTCTTTATAGATCTCAATAGCCCTGTCCAGTTTAATTCCATCCAGGCGACTGATGCTTTGTGGTTTTTTGCGCACATGATAATTCCCTAACACCAGGCCTACCGTATCCATAAAAACCTGACTTCGCCCATCTTCTTTATTCATCAGCTGCTCTTTGGTTCTTCCCAAAAGCGTCTGATAGGATTCTTCATCCTTACGGGGTTCCGTAAAATAAGCATGCAGCAATTCCAGTGCAGCCGGGAGGTCTTCTTTTGTCGTGCTGCCATTGAATCCCTGGTACTGATCAACGATAAAAGGACTCAGCTGAACCTTTCTTCCGGTCATAAATTTACCGAGCTGCAGTGCATCATAATTCCCTGCACCGGCAGCAGCAACGATACTCGCGGCATTAAGGGCACTTTCGAAATCTGCATCACTGTATAAAGAGGTCCCTCCTTCTGCAAGTCCCTTGATCAGGATCTGATCGTTCTGGAAATCTGTTTTTTTCAATAACACCGTCAGGCCATTACTCAGCGTGATCTTTTGAAGGTCAACTTGTTTAACCGTTTCAACAGTGTTGATCTTTCCCGGAGCAGGCTCGTTTTTAAGCAGCGGAAGGTCCAGGTTGTCCTCTTCAAAAGGAGGCAGACTTTGGGTATACACACTTTCTATCCATTTCAACACGGTTGCTTCATCCGGAAGAAACGCCTTATTGTACTCCGAAGATTTCACAATGATGTCGCGATCGGTAGCTTTCATGTAATTCTTCATCAGCGCATTGATTTCATCCAATGTCACGTCAGGAAGCAATGAGGTGGTCAGCTCGGCTTCTTTAATGATGCCAGGTGCCACATTACCGGTTAAGAAATGCTGCAGATACGGCCGGATCAGT comes from the Pedobacter sp. FW305-3-2-15-E-R2A2 genome and includes:
- a CDS encoding sterol desaturase family protein, producing MNQTFEHIILAFLLTIGRYFFIAGIFFLVFYLLFPKSLLRNKIQGKLAGTADFLREILHSSVSSMVLAVMALMALSENIRGYTFIYTDLHAYPLWWIPVSLLLTLIVHDTYFYWMHRILHHKKLFKATHLVHHQSTNPSPWAAYSFHFFEAIAEGGVMIVLVFAMPLHPLTLMLFAFSSFVINVYGHLGYEIMPRGFRNTFLFEIINTSTFHNLHHQKFKGNYGLYLRVWDRLMKTEHPDYVKDYDRIQEQRFGNLQNDTLVKAK
- a CDS encoding Gldg family protein; the encoded protein is MKKIIQIARLELSLLFYSPIAWLMLLILFVQMSMGFTPKLPDLARGREFMGLTERLYMSIDYGGVLSAILDKLYLYIPLITMGIISRETSSGSIKLLYSSPVKLSQVIYGKFTAMLVYNLMIIGVIALFVMIGAVYIPHFDYPHVLVALLAIYLMLNAFAAIGIFVSSLTTYQAVAAISTFVALGFMNYIGTVGQGVDFVRDLTHSLSMPDRTARMMAGLLNSRDVIYYLVISGMFLAFTITKLELERLSKTVMQQVMRYGLIVLTGLAITYVTSRQQMIGYYDATATKQNTISKNTQEILKKMGDEPVEVTQYINGLEDSYNKATPKQRIEDIARWEPYLRFKPNIKLKWVYYYDSIPGITEQLKKQKVTFNYYVMFMSNLMKLDLRKFLTPAEIKKKINLEGENARVVMHLKYKGKTTFLRTFSPDSHFWPKEAETGAALKRLIVNAPKIVFATDGYQRGMDKIGDRDYKTLTNTKLSRGSMINQGFDVDSVSLENGEIPAGIAALVIADPKVAFGPAALSKLRKYIGQGGNLMIAGEPGKQGVINPLLDSLGVKMLDGTLVQESKDYSNDLVVPNLAAGAVAMTPELQPYYLRKWVVSMPGAAALSYDPNGPFVVHPLLTTNAESSWLKNGKLVLDSAAAIFDAKAGDQRGSFPTALMLSRNRNHKEQRIMVSGDADFLSNAELSRMNMQTINGGFALGVFKWFAYGEFPIDTSRPETKDNVTTLTKTSAKTLQVFYYGIIPGAIFLLGLVILIRRKRK
- a CDS encoding insulinase family protein, with amino-acid sequence MFIKYKSLSLLLLAALCIPLACKTSLDTQPLQLDPEVRMGKLPNGFTYYIRKNKTPEKRVMMYLASKVGSILETDQQRGVAHFVEHMSFNGTKHFPKKELSDYLEKSGVRFGADINANTGLDETVYQLPLPSDNPELLANGLQIMRDWAQDANIEAADVERERHVILEEKRFRQGLTQRLQEKSIPFYTNNSRYGSRFPIGTEEVLLKVTPEEIRSFYKDWYRPDLQAVLVVGDVDVDQMEKDIKAKFSDLRNPEKEKERPVYRATLTGKNQYMQFIDEELGGISMEITKKELADTIITAADYRTSLLKKLLAELVSIRFRRLPIVGFNQLTGGLNSFSVNLTTKPAETEQGLKSIWLELRRMEEQGFTKSELERVKKAHQYQTEEALKEKDKTASEVLIRPYLQHFLTGNVAPGIIKEAELTTSLLPDVTLDEINALMKNYMKATDRDIIVKSSEYNKAFLPDEATVLKWIESVYTQSLPPFEEDNLDLPLLKNEPAPGKINTVETVKQVDLQKITLSNGLTVLLKKTDFQNDQILIKGLAEGGTSLYSDADFESALNAASIVAAAGAGNYDALQLGKFMTGRKVQLSPFIVDQYQGFNGSTTKEDLPAALELLHAYFTEPRKDEESYQTLLGRTKEQLMNKEDGRSQVFMDTVGLVLGNYHVRKKPQSISRLDGIKLDRAIEIYKERFADASAFTFLFVGNIEEARIKPLLEKYLGSLPSKRKNETIRDLGINVPSGRISKTVYKGTEQKSSVVLAYSGAFDYNFENTIKMNAIADALKISLTQRLRDQEGGTYTPNVQMNLSKYPKTRFAMLVSFDCAPKNVESLIASVQDELRKMKTSGPSAENLQKFKAVRKVGLETGARNNEFWLDYLASQVMNKEPLTQFFEYDAALNGITIKSVQQAAATYIQDKNYVKLVLMPEKTNP